In Deltaproteobacteria bacterium, the following proteins share a genomic window:
- a CDS encoding FMN-binding glutamate synthase family protein, with amino-acid sequence MFQWPKSNDVLGTTNRGNPAESGLCTLCRSDCAGKCETWMSCLKGRQMLYPRDFGSVTAGSANTCHLGVNYNSLRIQGYNFGAQGVAAGRSTNPDDCLFTNVSLETAFGAKEKTKVRMPLMTGALGSTFIAAKYWDSFATGCALIGIPIVVGENVVGVDRTSTMSNGRIEKSPELDRRIETYTRYADDHGAIIVQLNVEDARNGVAEYVIGKYGNKVCIELKWGQGAKNIGGEIEVESLDYALFLKKRGYLVDPDPELPEVQESFKAGGIKGFARHSRLGYTDLPSVSAVHENFMDTVAYLRKLGFTKISLKTGSYGMEALAMAIKYATEAELDLLTIDGSGGGTGMSPWNMMETWGVPSILLHSKAIEYATILAAQGKKVVDMSFAGGLAREDHIFKALALGAPFVKLICMGRALMIPGFLGSNIEGVLHPERREKVCGNWDSLPKTVKDIGETPEQIFAGYESLKAKIGAAEMKNVPYGAIAAWTLADKLGAGLQQLLAGARKFSITEITRGDVVAANRETARETGIRFITDVQDESARKILSA; translated from the coding sequence ATGTTTCAATGGCCCAAAAGTAATGATGTCCTCGGCACCACCAATCGTGGCAACCCGGCCGAATCTGGCCTGTGCACCTTGTGCCGCTCCGACTGCGCCGGCAAATGCGAAACCTGGATGTCCTGTCTGAAAGGACGACAGATGCTCTACCCGCGCGACTTCGGGTCGGTCACCGCCGGCAGCGCCAATACCTGCCACCTCGGCGTGAACTACAATTCCTTGCGTATTCAGGGCTATAACTTTGGCGCCCAGGGCGTGGCCGCCGGGCGGTCCACCAACCCGGATGACTGTCTGTTCACCAACGTCTCCCTGGAAACCGCCTTTGGAGCCAAGGAAAAAACCAAGGTGCGCATGCCACTCATGACCGGCGCCCTGGGCTCGACCTTTATCGCCGCCAAGTACTGGGATTCCTTCGCCACGGGCTGCGCCCTGATCGGTATCCCGATCGTGGTCGGTGAAAACGTGGTTGGAGTGGATCGGACTTCGACCATGTCGAATGGACGGATCGAAAAATCCCCGGAACTGGACCGCCGAATCGAAACCTACACCCGCTACGCCGACGACCATGGCGCGATCATTGTCCAGCTGAACGTCGAGGACGCGCGTAACGGCGTGGCCGAGTATGTCATCGGCAAATACGGCAACAAGGTTTGCATCGAGCTGAAATGGGGCCAAGGCGCCAAAAACATCGGCGGCGAAATCGAAGTCGAAAGTCTGGATTACGCCCTTTTCCTCAAAAAACGCGGCTATCTGGTCGACCCCGATCCGGAGCTGCCCGAAGTTCAAGAATCCTTCAAAGCCGGCGGCATCAAGGGCTTTGCCCGTCACAGCCGCCTGGGCTACACGGACCTGCCCTCCGTGAGCGCGGTGCACGAAAACTTCATGGACACCGTGGCCTATCTGCGAAAGCTTGGCTTCACCAAAATTTCGCTTAAAACCGGCTCCTACGGCATGGAAGCCCTGGCCATGGCCATCAAGTACGCCACCGAGGCCGAACTGGATCTGCTGACCATCGACGGTTCCGGCGGCGGCACGGGCATGAGCCCCTGGAACATGATGGAAACCTGGGGCGTGCCGTCCATCCTGCTCCACTCCAAGGCCATTGAATATGCCACCATCCTGGCTGCCCAGGGCAAAAAGGTGGTGGACATGTCCTTTGCCGGCGGCCTGGCCCGAGAGGACCACATCTTCAAGGCCCTGGCCCTTGGGGCGCCTTTCGTGAAGCTGATTTGCATGGGCCGCGCCCTGATGATTCCCGGATTCCTCGGCTCCAACATCGAAGGCGTCCTGCATCCGGAACGTCGTGAAAAAGTCTGCGGCAACTGGGACAGTCTCCCCAAGACGGTCAAGGACATCGGTGAAACTCCAGAGCAAATCTTTGCCGGCTACGAATCCCTGAAGGCCAAGATCGGCGCGGCGGAAATGAAAAACGTGCCGTATGGCGCCATCGCCGCCTGGACCTTGGCCGACAAACTCGGCGCGGGACTCCAGCAACTTCTGGCCGGAGCGCGCAAGTTCTCGATCACGGAGATCACCCGGGGCGACGTCGTCGCGGCCAACCGCGAGACCGCCCGGGAAACCGGCATCCGTTTCATTACCGACGTACAGGACGAAAGCGCCCGCAAAATCCTGTCCGCCTAA
- a CDS encoding sensor histidine kinase, with protein MPTSQHFAIASPESQEKWRALEAQRQDTENALRERVKELNCLYGITRLAQATDEPLDEILTAIANLVPKSWQFPDIACASIHVGETRRNSANFRPTQWRQTSPITIRGTVCGEIEVCYLENRPATDEGPFLREERSLIDAVADLIGRIIDQRQTEDEMRALSQELIMAQENERQRIARELHDHVAQDLTLAKADLERISANLPADASWRGQIGGVSSRLGTAIGAIRDLAYGLLPPGLTELGLLDTILTHCEEFSLRHGIVVDVYADGLDGVEFDFDTQINIYRLIQEALSNVRKHAKASRVTIRLLGSYPNLLVRIEDDGQGADLERCHAAAGRNKHMGLWSMRERVRLLGGKLRLRSKPGQGMRIFVETPLRRSSRGRA; from the coding sequence ATGCCCACATCCCAACACTTCGCTATCGCGTCCCCTGAGTCCCAAGAAAAATGGCGAGCCCTGGAAGCCCAGCGCCAGGACACCGAAAACGCCTTGCGCGAAAGGGTCAAGGAGCTCAACTGCCTCTACGGGATCACCCGCCTGGCCCAGGCCACGGACGAGCCCCTGGACGAAATCCTGACCGCCATCGCCAATCTTGTCCCAAAATCCTGGCAGTTCCCGGACATCGCGTGTGCTTCCATCCATGTTGGTGAAACGCGGCGCAACTCGGCCAATTTCCGTCCAACGCAATGGCGACAGACCAGCCCGATCACCATTCGGGGAACGGTTTGCGGGGAAATTGAAGTCTGCTACCTTGAAAATCGACCCGCGACCGATGAAGGCCCATTTCTGCGCGAGGAACGGAGTCTCATCGATGCCGTGGCCGACCTGATCGGACGCATTATCGACCAGCGCCAGACAGAAGACGAGATGCGCGCCTTGTCCCAGGAGCTGATCATGGCTCAGGAAAACGAACGCCAGCGCATCGCGCGCGAACTGCATGACCATGTCGCCCAGGACCTGACCCTTGCCAAGGCCGACTTGGAGCGGATCAGCGCCAATCTCCCCGCCGACGCTTCGTGGCGTGGTCAGATCGGCGGCGTTTCCTCCCGGCTGGGCACGGCCATCGGGGCCATCCGGGACCTAGCCTACGGACTGTTGCCTCCCGGCCTGACCGAACTCGGTCTGTTGGACACAATTCTGACCCATTGCGAAGAATTTTCCCTACGCCATGGCATCGTGGTCGATGTCTATGCCGATGGGCTTGACGGGGTTGAATTCGATTTTGACACGCAAATCAACATCTACCGCCTCATCCAAGAAGCCTTGAGCAATGTCCGCAAACACGCCAAAGCCAGCCGCGTGACCATCCGCCTGCTCGGCTCCTACCCCAACCTGCTGGTGCGCATCGAGGACGACGGCCAAGGCGCGGACCTGGAACGCTGTCACGCGGCAGCCGGTCGCAACAAGCACATGGGATTATGGAGCATGCGTGAACGGGTTCGACTCCTGGGCGGCAAACTGCGATTGCGATCCAAACCAGGACAGGGCATGCGCATTTTCGTGGAAA
- a CDS encoding transcriptional regulator — MEDYMKQALEIVKAQASVRTMTEEEITSMLRALTSGIQAMTEGTTPTADVEPAVDPKNAIREKSVICCECGKSFKVLTKRHIASHGMTVEEYKEKYGYKKGTSLVAKSLARERRKTMQGMKLWEKRKKNTEE; from the coding sequence CGTCAAAGCGCAGGCCAGTGTCCGCACGATGACCGAAGAAGAAATAACCTCCATGTTACGCGCCCTGACCAGCGGAATTCAGGCCATGACAGAGGGCACTACTCCCACCGCTGACGTGGAGCCCGCCGTTGATCCCAAAAATGCCATCCGTGAAAAAAGCGTCATTTGCTGTGAATGCGGCAAGTCCTTCAAGGTGCTGACAAAACGCCACATAGCCTCGCATGGTATGACTGTCGAAGAATACAAAGAAAAATACGGCTATAAAAAAGGAACTTCCTTGGTGGCAAAATCCTTGGCCAGAGAACGACGAAAGACAATGCAAGGCATGAAGCTCTGGGAAAAACGCAAAAAGAACACCGAAGAATAA